A single window of Paenibacillus sp. FSL H8-0537 DNA harbors:
- a CDS encoding CD3324 family protein, whose translation MKYVNADTIFPKELLKEIQKYVNGGMVYVPRAEGLRKKWGENSGSRKYLILRNDEICQKFSNGVTIDQLSDRFGLSSDSIKKIVYSNK comes from the coding sequence ATGAAGTATGTAAATGCTGACACCATCTTTCCAAAAGAATTACTAAAAGAAATACAGAAGTATGTAAATGGTGGGATGGTGTATGTCCCTAGAGCTGAAGGATTACGTAAAAAATGGGGCGAAAATTCTGGTAGCAGAAAATATTTGATTCTTAGAAACGATGAGATCTGCCAAAAATTTTCGAACGGTGTAACTATTGATCAACTTTCAGATCGATTTGGTCTTTCTAGTGATAGTATTAAAAAGATCGTTTATTCAAATAAATAG
- a CDS encoding DUF6155 family protein: MIVLLTPAKIKRKLSDCSKDELIDLLYETVKTNKDAQVYVSVKLEGESALLEMINASKERIYKEFYPTRGLPKLRVSKVKLALTELKTIGKGTIWPFELLVYFCEVVVQYIHEQANIFEDMGDCFTDSYEEVIQLLNKEKTPDLFEKYKDRVKAIVHTPDCECWGIHDSLAGSYSDLKWVDHAEEEDDIDHASGVISYAAMSEWLKIPEDVRGKYISNVWCGNCLDTTTIRDFSVKSSTHGIILQGSCSNCKHQVARVIEK, translated from the coding sequence ATGATTGTATTGTTGACTCCTGCTAAAATCAAACGCAAGCTTAGTGATTGCTCGAAAGATGAACTTATTGATCTGTTGTACGAGACAGTCAAAACCAATAAAGATGCTCAGGTATATGTTTCTGTCAAACTGGAAGGCGAATCGGCCTTACTCGAAATGATTAATGCATCCAAAGAGCGAATTTACAAGGAGTTTTATCCAACACGTGGATTGCCCAAGCTAAGGGTATCTAAAGTAAAACTAGCTCTCACTGAATTGAAAACGATTGGGAAGGGTACGATTTGGCCTTTTGAATTATTGGTTTACTTCTGTGAAGTGGTGGTCCAGTATATCCATGAGCAGGCTAACATTTTCGAAGACATGGGAGACTGTTTCACTGATTCTTATGAAGAAGTCATTCAGCTATTGAATAAAGAGAAAACACCCGACCTATTTGAAAAATATAAAGACCGCGTGAAGGCTATTGTTCATACACCTGATTGTGAATGCTGGGGAATACATGACTCGTTGGCAGGCTCGTATTCTGATCTCAAATGGGTAGATCACGCTGAGGAAGAAGACGATATTGACCATGCTTCGGGTGTCATTTCCTATGCAGCAATGAGCGAGTGGCTCAAAATACCAGAGGATGTGCGTGGAAAATACATTAGCAATGTCTGGTGTGGCAACTGCTTGGACACCACAACCATCAGAGATTTCTCTGTAAAATCGAGCACGCACGGCATTATTCTTCAAGGAAGTTGCTCCAACTGCAAGCATCAGGTAGCCAGAGTTATAGAAAAATAA
- a CDS encoding phosphotransferase encodes MYDFFRFDTDEERRSLLVRARKVALLAIQQYDLEWEQIQFIQLSDTITYKIETSSKKSYLLRIHSDRLSKKEIHSELILLQALNELDDLTVPEGLASCDGSYVLEIDTEKGYKRPYVTMMRWIEGEHASGDFTDSCANKMGILMGKLHEAAASFVPPPDFVRPIWGADSFNRDMAKLERYYTRFLSEKAWKSYQAAAEKVVSELTVMHRNDQKYGLIHADLHTGNIVFKDDQPYPIDFGRCGYGYYLYDMAGTLLELWPKHRWMFIQGYKSVRTLEADYVRYLECFFIMFMIENYCHHSSDPRETASLIEEQQYAQAYIREYLNDNQFLFEVIEPMKMN; translated from the coding sequence ATGTATGATTTTTTTAGATTTGATACAGATGAAGAACGGCGGTCGTTACTAGTCAGAGCAAGGAAAGTTGCTTTATTAGCCATTCAACAGTATGACCTGGAATGGGAGCAAATTCAGTTTATACAACTATCAGATACAATCACATATAAAATTGAGACAAGTTCAAAAAAAAGTTATTTGCTTCGTATTCATTCGGATCGATTGAGCAAGAAGGAGATCCATTCAGAACTTATTTTGCTTCAAGCGTTGAACGAATTGGATGATCTAACAGTACCAGAAGGTCTGGCAAGTTGCGATGGATCTTATGTATTGGAAATAGATACAGAAAAGGGATATAAACGCCCCTATGTCACGATGATGCGGTGGATAGAGGGAGAACATGCAAGTGGAGATTTTACGGACAGCTGTGCTAATAAGATGGGCATATTGATGGGGAAACTGCATGAGGCAGCTGCGAGCTTCGTCCCACCTCCTGATTTTGTGAGACCCATATGGGGAGCAGACAGTTTTAATCGTGATATGGCTAAGTTGGAACGGTATTATACACGTTTTTTATCAGAAAAAGCATGGAAATCGTATCAGGCTGCGGCTGAGAAGGTTGTATCCGAACTTACCGTAATGCATCGAAATGATCAAAAGTATGGACTCATTCATGCAGATCTACATACCGGCAATATTGTTTTTAAAGATGATCAACCCTACCCGATTGATTTCGGAAGATGTGGTTATGGGTATTATCTTTATGATATGGCAGGTACCTTATTGGAGCTTTGGCCGAAGCATCGTTGGATGTTTATCCAAGGCTACAAGAGTGTAAGAACGCTGGAAGCGGACTATGTTCGGTATCTGGAATGTTTCTTCATTATGTTCATGATCGAGAACTACTGCCATCATTCCTCTGATCCAAGAGAAACAGCTAGTTTGATCGAGGAACAACAATACGCCCAAGCATACATAAGAGAATATTTAAATGATAATCAATTTCTATTCGAAGTGATAGAACCTATGAAAATGAATTAA
- a CDS encoding cadherin-like beta sandwich domain-containing protein: MIRRFFFLLTLLFILVGMIPALASAASYDQWNIRSPIPTSQDMNGVSYVNGMYMSVGDNGTILTSSDGVSWTSRTSGTLLDLSDVSFGNGKYVAVGQFGEILISSDGVSWTSQTPGNLLYLYSVIYANDKFVAVGYEGTILTSSDGVSWTSQTSGTLESLNSVIYANSMFMAVGSEGTILTSSDGVSWTSQTSGTIYEFTDVIYSNDKYTAVGYNGQIFTSPDGVTWTEQTSGTYNRLLSVSYGNGKIVAVGQAGTILTSSDGTSWTSSPSGTSNYLYDVNYGNNKLVAVGYNGRILTSTDGVTWTGQTSGTGNSLYSVSYGSGMFIGVGLDETIVSSIDGAFWTIRRSGLYTLNAVTYGNSKFVAVGNSGKVLNSIDGVNWTDHTAEAGTTDILRGVSYGTDKFVAVGDSGTIVSSSDGETWTVRTSGTTNQLHAVTYTDGKFVAVGGEGTILISSDGVNWTDQTSPLLTDNLTNVVGNDANMYVAVGTAGSILTSSDGLTWTSRTSGIANHLRAVNYDDGNFVAVGHSGRILTSSDGVTWTSRSSGITDSLIGVISANGTYVAVGDNGRIIQYSDADLSGLTLSSGTLSPAFASGTTSYTASVANGVSSITTTPTVSDDGATVTVNGIAVASGAASGDISLSVGSNTITTVVTAEDGTTTKTYTVAVTRQRDSNADLSDLTFYQENGVIPYNIDFEPGNISYALGNLYGVTSLLVKPVLSDIWATVEVNGTVVTSGSQSPVNLNLGSNTITVLVTAQDGTTKTYTLTVTRLLGNDSVLKHNGLTLSSGTPMEDPANYTKYFADVANSVSNITVTPTARDSKATLTVNGTVVASGSASGAITLNVGINTITILVTAEDGTSKNTYTLTVTRATAALSSNADLGGLSLSSGTLSPVFASGAISYTASVANGVSSITATPTVSDAGATVKVNGIAVASGAASGDISLSVGSNTITTVVTAEDGTTTKTYTVTVTRAAAALSSNADLSGLSLSSGTLSPVFASGAISYTASVANGVSSITATPTVSDAGATVKVNGTTVASGAASRDINLNVGSNTITTVVTAEDGTTTKTYTVAVTRAAAALSSNADLSGLSLSSGTLSPVFASGAISYTASVANGVSSITATPTVSDAGATVKVNGIAVASGAASGDISLSVGSNTITTVVTAEDGTTTKTYTVTVTRAAAALSSNADLSGLSLSSGTLSPVFASGTISYTASVANGVSSIVVTPTVSDSNATVKVNGIAVASGAASGDISLSVGSNTITTVVTAEDGTTTKTYTVTVTRAAAALSSNADLSGLSLSSGTLSPVFASGAISYTASVANGVSSITATPTVSDAGATVTVNGIAVASGATSGTINLNVGSNTITTVVTAEDGTTTKTYTVTVTRAAAALSSNADLSGLSLSSGTLSPVFASGTTSYTASVANGVSSITATPTVSDGNATVKVNGIAVASGATSGTINLNVGSNTITTVVTAEDGTTTKTYTVTVTRAAAVAPTSPALDPTPPTDNKVISENGELLLPAGKAGEVSLGESIKIDIPANATDKELKLTIEQLLDTQHLLTKKELLASPVYEILKNFSENFSKPVTLIFNFKPSILKNDQRAAIFFYDEVKKEWVEVGGVVNGNQISVEVNHFTKYAVLAVSKSYEVKLNFSDTTGHWAESMIQQAVSEGIVNGYRDGTFKPNQTVTRAEFVVMLMNALGAQGEGTTLTFTDTSKIGAWAQTAVARAVQAGLITGYADGSFHPDSEITRAEVAVMIGRVLRLAVESDAATGFADDNDISSWAKGTVAAMKKLGIIEGTGANKFNSDAKATRAEAVIILLRMLEQQSK, from the coding sequence ATGATCAGACGATTTTTTTTCTTATTAACCTTATTATTCATTTTGGTAGGCATGATTCCAGCGTTGGCTTCGGCAGCTTCTTATGATCAGTGGAATATTCGGAGTCCGATACCCACGAGTCAAGATATGAATGGCGTTAGCTACGTGAACGGTATGTATATGTCAGTGGGGGACAACGGAACGATATTGACCTCTAGTGATGGAGTAAGCTGGACGAGCCGCACGTCGGGGACACTGTTAGATTTAAGTGACGTAAGCTTCGGCAACGGTAAGTATGTGGCAGTGGGGCAATTTGGTGAGATATTGATCTCGAGTGACGGAGTGAGCTGGACAAGCCAAACGCCGGGAAACTTGCTTTATCTTTATTCTGTCATCTATGCCAACGATAAGTTTGTGGCAGTGGGATACGAAGGAACGATATTGACCTCCAGTGACGGAGTGAGCTGGACAAGCCAAACGTCGGGCACCTTGGAGTCTTTAAATTCCGTCATCTATGCTAACAGTATGTTTATGGCAGTGGGAAGCGAAGGAACGATATTGACCTCCAGTGACGGAGTGAGCTGGACAAGCCAAACGTCGGGCACCATTTATGAGTTTACTGATGTTATCTATAGCAATGATAAGTATACTGCGGTGGGCTACAATGGGCAGATATTCACTTCCCCTGATGGAGTGACCTGGACGGAGCAAACGTCGGGGACTTATAATCGTTTATTGAGCGTTAGTTACGGAAACGGCAAGATTGTGGCTGTGGGGCAAGCTGGAACGATATTGACCTCCAGTGACGGAACAAGCTGGACAAGCAGTCCATCGGGCACCTCGAATTATCTTTATGATGTCAACTACGGTAATAATAAGTTAGTGGCGGTGGGCTACAATGGGAGGATATTGACTTCCACTGATGGAGTGACCTGGACGGGTCAAACGTCTGGGACTGGGAATTCTCTATATAGCGTCTCCTATGGTAGTGGTATGTTTATTGGGGTAGGGCTAGATGAAACGATAGTGAGCTCTATAGACGGAGCATTCTGGACGATCCGTAGGTCCGGCTTGTATACACTTAACGCTGTCACCTACGGTAACAGTAAGTTTGTAGCGGTGGGGAACTCTGGAAAAGTGTTGAACTCCATTGATGGAGTGAACTGGACGGATCACACAGCTGAAGCGGGTACTACGGATATATTAAGGGGCGTCAGCTATGGTACTGATAAATTTGTGGCGGTGGGGGATAGTGGAACGATAGTGAGTTCCAGTGATGGAGAGACCTGGACGGTCCGCACGTCAGGCACCACGAATCAACTACATGCTGTCACGTACACCGATGGCAAATTTGTAGCAGTGGGAGGCGAAGGAACGATTTTGATATCCAGTGATGGAGTGAACTGGACGGATCAAACATCCCCATTGCTTACAGATAATCTAACCAATGTCGTCGGCAACGACGCCAACATGTATGTGGCGGTGGGAACAGCAGGATCGATATTGACCTCCAGTGACGGGTTGACATGGACAAGCCGCACGTCGGGCATCGCGAATCATCTTCGAGCTGTGAATTACGACGATGGTAATTTTGTAGCGGTGGGGCACAGCGGACGTATATTGACCTCCAGCGACGGGGTAACCTGGACGAGTCGCTCGTCAGGAATCACGGACTCGCTTATAGGTGTCATCTCCGCTAACGGCACTTATGTAGCGGTGGGGGATAATGGAAGGATTATACAATACAGCGATGCTGACTTAAGCGGCTTGACGTTATCGAGCGGAACGCTGAGTCCGGCGTTTGCGTCTGGCACGACAAGCTACACGGCGAGCGTAGCGAATGGCGTGAGCAGTATCACGACAACGCCGACGGTATCGGACGACGGAGCGACGGTGACGGTGAACGGCATAGCCGTTGCGAGCGGAGCAGCATCGGGAGACATTAGCTTGAGCGTGGGAAGCAACACGATCACGACGGTGGTGACGGCAGAAGATGGCACAACGACGAAGACGTACACGGTGGCGGTGACACGACAGAGGGACAGCAATGCGGATTTGAGTGATTTGACTTTTTACCAAGAGAATGGTGTTATTCCTTATAACATTGATTTTGAACCTGGCAACATCAGCTATGCGTTAGGCAACTTATATGGTGTGACTAGTCTCCTGGTAAAGCCGGTATTGTCTGACATCTGGGCGACGGTGGAGGTGAACGGGACGGTAGTAACAAGTGGCAGCCAGTCCCCGGTAAATTTGAACTTGGGCAGTAATACGATCACAGTACTGGTGACAGCGCAGGACGGTACGACGAAGACGTACACGTTGACGGTGACGCGTTTGCTTGGCAATGACTCGGTTTTAAAACACAACGGTTTGACGTTATCAAGCGGCACACCTATGGAAGACCCAGCGAACTATACGAAATACTTTGCTGACGTGGCGAACAGCGTGAGCAACATCACGGTTACACCGACGGCGAGAGATAGCAAGGCAACGCTAACAGTAAATGGTACGGTGGTGGCAAGCGGCAGTGCATCGGGTGCGATTACCCTGAATGTTGGTATCAACACGATCACGATACTTGTGACAGCGGAGGACGGCACGTCGAAGAACACATACACATTGACGGTGACACGAGCGACGGCAGCGCTAAGCAGCAACGCTGACTTAGGCGGGTTGAGTCTGTCGAGTGGAACGCTGAGTCCGGTGTTTGCGTCTGGCGCGATAAGCTACACGGCGAGCGTGGCTAATGGCGTGAGCAGTATCACCGCAACACCGACGGTATCGGACGCCGGCGCGACGGTGAAGGTGAACGGCATAGCAGTTGCGAGCGGAGCAGCATCGGGAGACATTAGCTTGAGCGTGGGAAGCAACACGATCACGACGGTGGTAACGGCAGAGGATGGCACGACAACGAAGACGTACACAGTGACGGTGACACGAGCGGCGGCAGCGCTAAGCAGTAACGCTGACTTGAGCGGCTTGTCGTTATCGAGCGGAACGCTGAGCCCGGTGTTTGCGTCTGGAGCGATAAGCTACACGGCGAGCGTGGCTAATGGCGTGAGCAGCATCACGGCAACACCGACGGTATCGGACGCCGGCGCGACGGTGAAGGTGAACGGCACAACAGTTGCGAGCGGAGCAGCATCGAGAGACATTAACTTGAACGTGGGGAGCAACACGATCACGACGGTGGTAACGGCAGAGGATGGCACGACAACGAAGACGTACACAGTGGCAGTGACACGAGCGGCGGCAGCGCTAAGCAGCAACGCTGACTTAAGCGGCTTGTCGTTATCGAGCGGAACGCTGAGTCCGGTGTTTGCGTCTGGCGCGATAAGCTACACGGCGAGCGTGGCTAATGGCGTGAGCAGCATCACGGCAACACCGACGGTATCGGACGCCGGCGCGACGGTGAAGGTGAACGGCATAGCAGTTGCGAGCGGAGCAGCATCGGGAGACATTAGCTTGAGCGTGGGGAGCAACACGATCACGACGGTGGTGACGGCAGAGGATGGCACGACAACGAAGACGTACACCGTGACGGTGACACGAGCGGCGGCAGCGCTAAGCAGCAACGCTGACTTAAGCGGCTTGTCGTTATCGAGCGGAACGCTGAGTCCGGTGTTTGCGTCTGGCACGATAAGCTACACGGCGAGCGTGGCTAATGGCGTGAGTAGCATTGTGGTAACACCGACGGTGTCGGACAGCAATGCGACGGTGAAGGTGAACGGCATAGCAGTTGCGAGCGGAGCAGCATCGGGAGACATTAGCTTGAGCGTGGGAAGCAACACGATCACGACGGTGGTGACGGCAGAGGACGGCACGACAACGAAGACGTACACGGTGACGGTGACACGAGCGGCGGCAGCGCTAAGCAGTAACGCTGACTTGAGCGGCTTGTCGTTATCGAGCGGAACGCTGAGCCCGGTGTTTGCGTCTGGCGCGATAAGCTACACGGCGAGCGTGGCTAATGGCGTGAGCAGCATCACGGCAACACCGACGGTATCGGACGCCGGCGCGACGGTGACGGTGAACGGCATAGCAGTTGCGAGCGGAGCAACGTCTGGAACGATTAACTTGAACGTTGGGAGCAACACGATCACGACGGTGGTGACGGCAGAGGACGGCACGACAACGAAGACGTACACGGTGACGGTGACACGAGCGGCGGCAGCGCTAAGCAGTAACGCTGACTTGAGCGGCTTGTCGTTATCGAGCGGAACGCTGAGCCCGGTTTTTGCGTCTGGCACGACAAGCTACACGGCGAGCGTGGCTAATGGCGTGAGCAGTATCACCGCAACACCGACAGTGTCGGACGGTAACGCGACGGTGAAGGTGAACGGCATAGCAGTTGCGAGCGGAGCAACGTCTGGAACGATTAACTTGAACGTTGGGAGCAACACGATCACGACGGTGGTGACGGCAGAGGACGGCACAACGACGAAGACGTACACGGTGACGGTGACACGAGCGGCGGCAGTTGCACCGACATCACCAGCACTGGATCCAACACCACCAACTGATAACAAAGTAATCTCAGAGAACGGTGAATTATTGCTTCCTGCGGGTAAGGCGGGCGAAGTTAGTTTGGGGGAATCGATTAAAATCGATATACCGGCAAATGCAACAGACAAAGAATTGAAATTAACGATTGAACAATTGCTGGACACTCAACACCTTCTAACGAAAAAAGAGTTACTAGCCAGCCCGGTCTATGAGATATTGAAAAATTTCTCGGAGAACTTCAGCAAACCGGTAACGCTAATCTTTAATTTTAAGCCATCAATTCTTAAGAACGACCAAAGAGCTGCAATATTTTTCTATGACGAAGTGAAGAAGGAATGGGTGGAAGTCGGGGGCGTGGTTAACGGCAATCAAATTTCCGTAGAGGTAAATCACTTTACAAAATATGCGGTGTTGGCTGTAAGCAAATCCTACGAAGTAAAGCTTAACTTTAGCGATACTACGGGACATTGGGCAGAGAGTATGATCCAGCAAGCAGTGAGTGAAGGAATCGTCAATGGGTATCGTGACGGAACGTTTAAGCCGAATCAGACGGTGACGCGCGCGGAATTTGTTGTTATGTTAATGAATGCACTGGGGGCGCAAGGAGAAGGAACGACATTGACGTTCACAGACACGTCGAAGATCGGAGCTTGGGCGCAGACAGCGGTGGCGCGAGCGGTGCAAGCAGGCCTAATAACAGGCTATGCGGACGGTTCATTCCACCCCGATTCCGAGATTACACGCGCCGAGGTGGCGGTAATGATCGGTAGGGTACTCCGACTTGCAGTCGAATCTGATGCCGCAACCGGCTTTGCAGACGACAACGACATCTCGTCATGGGCGAAAGGCACAGTAGCAGCAATGAAGAAGCTTGGCATTATAGAAGGCACAGGAGCAAATAAATTCAATTCCGATGCAAAAGCGACCAGAGCGGAAGCAGTAATCATTTTATTGAGAATGTTGGAGCAACAGAGTAAGTAG
- a CDS encoding response regulator transcription factor, with amino-acid sequence MNSDKILIVDDEPEIRQLIRIHVEHAGMEAFEAESGHEAIAQLKGTPFSLMILDLMMDDQNGFEVLHYLRENELELLVIVLSARRNEEDKITALGLGAVDFVTKPFSPLELIARLQTNLRRLRPKAPLNTAVIQLNNLKLDVDNLLLINHGESFTLTQMECELLQLFMRNPDRVLTKREIYQQIWNHENYDDNTLSVFMNRLRKKIEPLPSSPHYIHTIRSVGYRFSGDGL; translated from the coding sequence ATGAATTCAGACAAAATTTTAATCGTTGACGACGAACCCGAAATCCGTCAGCTCATCCGCATTCACGTCGAACATGCTGGAATGGAAGCTTTCGAAGCTGAATCAGGACATGAAGCAATAGCGCAACTAAAGGGAACTCCCTTTAGCTTGATGATTCTCGATCTGATGATGGATGACCAAAACGGATTCGAGGTCTTACACTATCTACGAGAGAATGAATTGGAGCTACTAGTCATCGTGCTTAGTGCCAGAAGAAACGAAGAAGACAAAATCACCGCACTCGGTCTTGGCGCAGTAGATTTCGTTACAAAACCCTTTAGCCCACTGGAGCTTATTGCCCGTTTACAAACCAATCTCAGACGACTACGTCCCAAAGCTCCTCTCAATACCGCTGTGATTCAACTGAATAATTTGAAGCTCGATGTTGACAATCTACTCCTTATTAATCATGGAGAAAGCTTTACCTTGACCCAGATGGAGTGCGAACTCCTTCAATTGTTTATGAGAAATCCTGATCGCGTACTAACCAAAAGAGAAATCTATCAGCAAATCTGGAATCACGAAAATTATGATGATAACACGTTAAGCGTTTTTATGAATCGGCTACGCAAAAAGATAGAACCTCTCCCCTCTTCTCCACACTATATTCATACTATTCGAAGTGTAGGTTATCGTTTTTCGGGAGATGGACTATGA
- a CDS encoding HAMP domain-containing sensor histidine kinase, whose amino-acid sequence MKLRTKMWIFVILSYVISLVVFLILIKTIANVANDGYSLHILDNIAHFALESAQEQQVFSKHGIESALTPFSKEHPKIRFEWIASDGTAIYDSSGIMNHYQFKELFDRFLDMRYTLSTDGNQVSLAYASEQNGETYYLLMGLPADALKPGQMYFYVRSFSVYFIFALPILVAFLIPYILSSWYFHSINRRIRKLNMALNQVNIQTNVMELKDNSKDEIGHLTRHYNDMTRRIRTQVNQIEQLENNRKLLLSNLSHDLRTPLTMMLGYAELIRTGHYKDEKDLQTSAKIILQRSRYMAKLLDQILDVSRQETDKLEIHFSSYNLSELIRKIASDYLFVIDEQELLFEVALPEMEVFAWIDASLIERMLRNLLDNSIRYGKDGHFLHIELIEEEQTVCIVVKDKGAGIPPAEQERIFDRFYRVDRGRKGEGLGIGLSIVKGIVEAHQGNIQLTSIPYEETTFLIKLPKN is encoded by the coding sequence ATGAAACTTCGTACAAAAATGTGGATTTTCGTCATTTTGAGTTACGTAATAAGCTTGGTTGTATTCCTCATTCTCATCAAAACAATAGCGAATGTCGCAAATGATGGATATTCCTTGCATATTCTAGACAATATTGCACATTTCGCACTGGAATCCGCGCAGGAGCAGCAAGTATTCAGTAAGCATGGAATTGAATCAGCTTTAACGCCTTTTTCCAAGGAGCATCCAAAAATCCGTTTTGAATGGATCGCCTCTGATGGCACAGCGATATACGACTCTTCCGGCATCATGAACCACTATCAATTTAAAGAACTGTTCGATCGATTTCTCGACATGAGGTATACACTATCAACCGACGGAAATCAGGTTTCACTGGCCTATGCATCAGAACAGAATGGAGAAACCTATTATTTACTAATGGGATTGCCTGCTGATGCGTTAAAGCCAGGCCAAATGTATTTCTACGTTCGTTCCTTCTCCGTATATTTTATTTTTGCATTACCTATATTGGTCGCATTTTTAATACCATACATACTATCTTCATGGTATTTTCACTCCATTAATCGACGTATCCGCAAGTTAAATATGGCGTTGAATCAAGTTAATATCCAAACGAATGTAATGGAACTGAAGGATAACTCCAAGGATGAAATCGGCCATCTCACTCGGCATTATAATGACATGACTCGAAGAATACGAACACAAGTCAATCAAATCGAACAATTGGAGAATAATCGCAAGCTCTTACTGTCTAATTTATCCCACGATTTGCGAACACCTTTAACTATGATGCTTGGCTATGCTGAGTTGATTCGAACTGGCCATTACAAAGATGAGAAGGATCTGCAAACCAGCGCCAAAATCATTCTTCAACGCTCCCGATACATGGCCAAGCTTCTTGATCAAATACTCGACGTTTCACGACAAGAAACCGATAAGCTGGAAATCCATTTCTCCTCCTATAACTTATCCGAGCTTATTCGAAAAATTGCTTCTGATTACCTTTTTGTTATAGATGAACAGGAATTGTTATTTGAGGTAGCCTTACCGGAAATGGAGGTTTTTGCATGGATTGATGCTTCATTAATCGAAAGAATGCTCCGCAACTTGCTAGATAATTCCATTCGTTATGGGAAGGATGGACACTTTCTCCACATCGAGCTGATTGAGGAAGAACAAACTGTGTGTATTGTAGTGAAGGATAAAGGTGCAGGAATTCCTCCAGCAGAACAGGAGCGAATCTTTGATCGGTTCTATCGTGTAGATCGGGGAAGAAAGGGTGAAGGCCTTGGCATCGGACTATCTATCGTAAAGGGTATAGTCGAAGCGCATCAAGGCAATATTCAACTGACGAGTATCCCCTACGAGGAGACTACATTTCTAATTAAGCTGCCGAAGAACTAG